DNA sequence from the Coffea eugenioides isolate CCC68of chromosome 9, Ceug_1.0, whole genome shotgun sequence genome:
TACCTGACTACCAAATTTTGACATAGTACCAGTCCCGGTCCTGTCATCTTTTGCCGTGCCATTTAAGATTATGTCTTCCACAAGTCTCAGATACTTGTGCTCTTCATGCCTTTCAAAGATCATTTTAGGTAAAAAAGAGAATGTCTTAACTTCAATCTTAGCAATGTCCAAACTGTTGCCAGGAATTACGCCATTGGTCTGACTGATAGGTTCAACTCCTGAATTTCTCACACGGACATAAGTAGTAAAGGAGTGGCGGAGCTTGTTTTCAATAGATGGAAAAGACGAATACCAGGGCTGAAACTCAGAGGAATCAATAGCTGGGATAAAAGTATCACATTCAATATCAGCATCAATTTCAGTGATGTGGATAGCATCACATTCAGGAGCATTGAGGGATTCCCTACAGCATAAGTCAACGAATCAAAGAACTACATAGAATAAAACTGCAAATTACACAAGTAAAACAGAAAATCTACTCACTTCAAAATCTCGCCACCTCCAATAACAAACACTTTCTCAATTGACAGACAATAAGGAGATGCTGCTAACAGTTCCAAAGCAGATAGCAAGCTCCCACAGATTACAACATTCTCTGCAGTTGCAATGTCAAAACTACCCGACCGAGTCAGAACAACATTTAGGCGACCAGGAAGAGGACGGTGCTCCAAGGGAATACTTTCCCAGGTCTTTCTACCCATAATGACAGCATTCTTCTTGGTAGGATCAGATGTGGTCACAGTTATGTCCTTGAAAAACTTGAGGTCAGTTGGCAGCTTCCATGGTACTTTTCCATCCATGCCAATACCCATCTTACTAGTAACAGCCACCACAACTTCGTAAGTACGGTGCCGATCAGAAGGTGCACCAGCATTGCCATTAGAAAGGGCCGTAGAGGATTCACCGGACATGACTGAAGGAGCGCGCCAATGGCCCACGAATGATTAACTGCGAGCAAAAACAGAAACAGAACTCTTCCCAAAGGGTAATAAACCCTGAGATCAGCAAGAGCAAGCAAATGAGTTCATAGCATAACTAATCAGCCAGATAAACTACACGCCCGAGAGTTCATCAAACTGATAGCTAAATAAAGGTTCCCGAAAGCCAATCTCCGCCGACAAGTTTAGTAAAAATGATGAGAAATTGTAGAATGAAGGAATAACTGTGCATAGAAAAAGACAGAGAActaaccaaaaaaaattccaaacaaATAGGCGGGGAGCTTAAGGAAAATGGATCCTTAGTCAAAAGGGTAAAAGAAACCCCGATCTTTCTTGGTCCAGGTCAAAGCCCACGATCAAATACAGAAATCAACAAACATTTTGTTTGGTAAAGCATTAAACAAGAAGAACGGAATGTACTATAAATCAATAAAATACATAatatagaaagaaaaaaacaaggTATTCGTTTTTATCTCTGCAACCCACCAGAATTATCTGCACTAAAATATTAGTACTACAAATCTCGAAGTTATCAAATTATCCCTTCTCTAAGCTAAACAAATCAGCAAAGAAGAGGCCATTGTTAGAAAAAAAGCAAAgcataaaacaagtaaaacggcaaaaagcaaaaagaaaagggggaaaaaaacaagaaaacacaataaaaaactaatcttgaagttaCCACTTCAGTAAAATCCTGtgttttttccttaaattaatAACAATGATGTGACATGAGCAAGACAACACGGGCATTATTAAAACATAAAACGagcaaaaaatggaaaaaaaaaaaaagaaaaagctaaaAGAAG
Encoded proteins:
- the LOC113783435 gene encoding putative bifunctional dihydrofolate reductase-thymidylate synthase, translated to MSGESSTALSNGNAGAPSDRHRTYEVVVAVTSKMGIGMDGKVPWKLPTDLKFFKDITVTTSDPTKKNAVIMGRKTWESIPLEHRPLPGRLNVVLTRSGSFDIATAENVVICGSLLSALELLAASPYCLSIEKVFVIGGGEILKESLNAPECDAIHITEIDADIECDTFIPAIDSSEFQPWYSSFPSIENKLRHSFTTYVRVRNSGVEPISQTNGVIPGNSLDIAKIEVKTFSFLPKMIFERHEEHKYLRLVEDIILNGTAKDDRTGTGTMSKFGSQMRFNLRNSFPLLTTKRIFWRGVVEELLWFISGSTNAKVLQEKGIHIWDGNASRDYLDSIGLAEREEGDLGPIYGFQWRHFGARYTDMHADYTGQGFDQLMDVIGKIKNNPDDRRIILSAWNPSDLKLMALPPCHMFAQFYVANGELSCQMYQRSADMGLGVPFNIASYALFTCMIAHVCDLLPGDFVHVIGDAHVYRTHIRPLQDQIQKQPKPFPILKINPQKKDIESFVPADFTLLGYDPHQKIDMKMAV